Proteins from one Chroococcidiopsis sp. CCMEE 29 genomic window:
- a CDS encoding efflux RND transporter periplasmic adaptor subunit — protein sequence MGIPDWSKPPTAIRCVSEVCLSLLLLTTPAAVLAHGGHGDEFHPETAASQTANSIQVDEKTVQRMGIKVEQIQRQRLAVGIKTTGQIETLPNQKVKVTAPLNSTVVELLVKPGDFVNKGQTVAVLSSPELAQLRVNSAEKRAEAQADLQEAEADLQLAKANYERQQQLVAADIRQAQSHLAFAQEQYDRDRELQAAGAIPRRQMQESETKLTEARAIAAKATSRLPALEAQAQLKRAQSAVEVAQSRLRLSSAGYEARLQQLGSRANAKGQIAVAAPIAGTVADREITLGESVEEAGEPIMTILNDSRVFATANIYEKDLDKVKTGQQIRVQVASLPNRTFSGQISLIGSTVGDTRVVPVQAELNNSSQLLKPGMFAELEVLTTQTPTEILTIPHAAVVEANGRQLVYVQNGNAYEPVEVTLGQLSGDTVEVKSSLFEGDRIVTQGAMQLYAQSLRGGFREQGEQGEQGKQGEQGKQGEQQNKEASVPWWVVIPVGGAIAAGAFWLGRRTQPVSRQPSVGTSHELPLLQSASVGDGHEAISNKSPSP from the coding sequence ATGGGCATCCCTGATTGGTCTAAACCACCTACAGCAATCCGTTGTGTTTCTGAAGTCTGCCTGAGCCTATTGTTATTAACGACTCCAGCAGCTGTTCTAGCTCACGGTGGACACGGAGACGAATTCCACCCAGAAACCGCAGCCAGTCAAACTGCTAATTCTATTCAGGTTGATGAAAAAACTGTCCAACGGATGGGAATTAAAGTTGAGCAGATTCAGCGTCAGCGGTTAGCTGTAGGCATTAAAACTACCGGTCAAATTGAAACCTTGCCCAATCAAAAAGTCAAAGTGACTGCTCCCCTCAACAGCACTGTGGTAGAACTGCTGGTAAAGCCCGGTGACTTTGTGAACAAAGGTCAAACTGTCGCCGTTTTATCGAGTCCAGAATTGGCACAACTGCGCGTAAACTCCGCAGAAAAACGAGCAGAGGCACAGGCAGATTTGCAAGAGGCGGAAGCAGATTTGCAGCTAGCAAAAGCGAATTATGAGCGCCAGCAGCAGTTGGTGGCGGCTGATATCCGACAAGCACAAAGCCATCTGGCATTCGCTCAAGAACAATATGACCGAGATAGAGAATTGCAAGCAGCTGGAGCGATCCCGCGCCGACAAATGCAAGAATCAGAAACTAAATTGACAGAGGCTAGAGCGATCGCTGCCAAAGCTACCAGCCGACTGCCAGCTTTAGAAGCCCAAGCCCAGCTCAAACGCGCCCAATCCGCTGTCGAAGTAGCACAGTCTCGGCTGCGCCTGAGTAGCGCTGGTTATGAAGCCCGACTGCAACAACTAGGAAGCCGCGCTAATGCTAAAGGACAGATTGCCGTAGCTGCCCCAATTGCTGGTACAGTGGCAGACCGGGAAATCACTTTAGGAGAATCGGTCGAGGAAGCTGGTGAACCGATAATGACCATCTTGAATGACAGTCGGGTTTTTGCTACAGCGAATATCTACGAAAAAGACTTGGACAAAGTAAAGACAGGTCAGCAAATCCGAGTACAAGTTGCCAGTTTACCCAATCGCACCTTTAGCGGACAAATTTCTTTAATTGGCTCAACCGTGGGAGACACAAGGGTTGTTCCGGTACAAGCAGAGCTGAATAACTCTAGCCAGTTGTTGAAGCCAGGGATGTTTGCTGAGTTAGAAGTGTTAACGACTCAAACACCAACAGAGATCTTGACAATTCCTCACGCTGCTGTGGTTGAGGCTAATGGTAGGCAACTGGTCTATGTGCAAAATGGCAATGCCTATGAACCAGTAGAAGTCACTTTAGGTCAATTATCCGGCGACACAGTTGAGGTTAAGAGTAGCCTGTTTGAGGGCGATCGCATAGTTACTCAAGGCGCAATGCAGCTTTATGCCCAATCGTTGCGGGGCGGCTTTCGAGAGCAGGGGGAGCAGGGGGAGCAGGGGAAGCAGGGGGAGCAGGGGAAGCAGGGGGAGCAGCAAAACAAAGAAGCTTCAGTTCCTTGGTGGGTGGTGATTCCAGTTGGAGGTGCGATCGCCGCTGGTGCCTTCTGGTTAGGTCGGCGCACTCAACCCGTTAGCCGTCAACCATCAGTAGGAACTAGTCACGAATTGCCTCTACTGCAATCAGCCAGTGTAGGCGATGGGCACGAAGCGATTAGTAATAAGTCCCCTAGCCCCTAA
- a CDS encoding efflux RND transporter permease subunit yields MLNAILKWSIAQRWLVVIGAIIVTVWGFITVSQMPLDVFPNFAPPQVEIQTEAPGLAPEEVESLVTLPIESAINGTPGIQTVRSSSAVGISVVKVTFNWDTDIYQARQLVTERLQQAATKLPEGIETPQISPISSPIGTVIQYAFSVAGENTSLSTGEFNQNARQQHEIFDKPAPTSLMDLRQLVDRDIITNRLLAVPGVTQVIAYGGDIRQYQVLVDPAKLQAFDVSLADVTEAAQAANTNAAGGFLIRPDQELLIRGIGRIESIADLEKSVVTARNGTPVLLGDIADVRIGAALKRGDASLNGKQAIALMVNKQPLADTPTVTKAVEAAMAEIKPSLPADVTVIVTFRQADFIDASIDNVRDSLRDGIIIVSIILLMFLMNWRTAVITLSAIPLSLLIGLMLMNLFGQGINTMTLGGLAVAIGSVVDDSIVDMENCYRGLRKNQQAGNPVPPFQVVYDTSVEVRVSVLFSTVIIAVVFAPIFMLTGVEGRIFAPMGVAYLLSILASTFVALTLSPALCAILLANQQLPEDETWVSRFFQGLYRPLLRFSLQFPKIILAIAVAAFIASLIVLPSLGRVFLPEFQERSLVNTINLYPGVSLEMTNRAGLAMQDALKDDPRFELVQLRSGRAPGDADAGSVTLGHLDVELSEAGIKDREGSIEKLREEFAKLPGVAPNIGGFISHRMDEVLSGVRSAIAVKIFGADLPELRRLGAQARDVISNIPGVVDLQLEPQVPIKQVQIQFDRSAAARYGLTVGQLSQIVETALNGRVVSQVLEQQQLFDLVVWLQEEARNNLDTIRNLLVNTPTGTKIPLAQVAQIDYGTGPNTINRENVSRLIVVSANVAGRDLGSVVEDIQAQVRQQLQVPNGYFIQYGGQFESEQRATQNLLVFGTLALIVIAILMYFAVKSIWATVMIMLNLPLALTGGIFSVAVGGGILSVASMVGFITLFGVATRNGLLLVDNYNNKLATGMPLQKVLVEGSMERLTAILMTALTSALGMLPLAIGSGAGKEILQPLAVVVLGGLFTSTALTLLVLPALYTQFGKLLVPKRKAWVSDVGVAEGKI; encoded by the coding sequence ATGCTCAACGCCATCCTCAAGTGGTCTATTGCCCAGCGCTGGTTAGTTGTGATTGGTGCGATTATCGTCACAGTTTGGGGATTTATCACTGTATCCCAGATGCCTCTGGATGTCTTTCCCAACTTTGCTCCTCCCCAAGTTGAGATTCAAACAGAAGCACCGGGACTAGCCCCGGAAGAAGTTGAATCGCTCGTTACCCTGCCTATCGAGAGCGCCATCAACGGTACTCCAGGAATACAAACCGTGCGCTCCTCCTCCGCTGTGGGCATTTCTGTGGTGAAAGTCACTTTCAATTGGGACACCGATATTTACCAAGCCCGCCAACTGGTAACAGAAAGATTGCAACAAGCTGCAACCAAATTACCTGAAGGCATCGAAACGCCGCAAATTTCCCCGATCTCATCTCCCATTGGCACTGTGATTCAATATGCCTTCAGCGTTGCAGGGGAGAACACCTCACTCAGTACGGGCGAGTTTAACCAGAATGCCAGGCAACAGCATGAAATTTTCGATAAACCCGCCCCTACTTCTCTGATGGACTTGCGGCAACTGGTTGACCGCGACATTATTACCAATCGGCTACTAGCTGTACCAGGCGTGACTCAGGTAATCGCCTATGGGGGAGATATCCGTCAGTATCAGGTACTGGTTGACCCTGCCAAGTTGCAAGCTTTTGATGTCTCTTTAGCAGATGTCACCGAAGCAGCACAAGCAGCTAATACCAATGCTGCTGGGGGATTTCTGATTCGTCCAGATCAGGAACTGTTAATCCGAGGTATCGGGAGAATTGAATCAATAGCAGATTTAGAGAAATCTGTTGTGACAGCACGCAATGGCACGCCAGTGCTGCTGGGAGATATAGCTGATGTCCGCATTGGTGCAGCCTTGAAGCGTGGCGATGCCAGTTTGAATGGCAAACAGGCGATCGCACTGATGGTTAACAAACAGCCGCTAGCTGATACTCCCACCGTTACTAAAGCAGTGGAGGCGGCGATGGCGGAGATTAAACCCAGTTTGCCTGCAGATGTGACTGTCATCGTTACTTTCCGTCAGGCAGATTTTATTGATGCCTCCATTGATAACGTTCGAGATTCTCTACGCGATGGTATCATCATCGTTTCCATCATCCTGCTGATGTTTCTGATGAATTGGCGCACTGCTGTTATCACCCTCAGCGCCATTCCTCTGTCTTTGCTCATTGGCTTGATGCTAATGAATTTGTTTGGTCAGGGCATCAACACGATGACGCTAGGGGGACTAGCGGTGGCAATTGGTTCGGTGGTGGATGACTCGATTGTGGACATGGAAAACTGCTACCGAGGGTTGCGGAAAAATCAACAGGCTGGTAATCCAGTACCACCGTTCCAGGTTGTCTATGACACTTCGGTGGAAGTAAGGGTCAGTGTGCTGTTTTCAACAGTAATTATCGCCGTGGTGTTCGCACCGATTTTCATGCTGACTGGGGTGGAAGGTCGGATTTTTGCGCCGATGGGAGTGGCGTATTTACTGTCAATTTTGGCTTCGACTTTTGTAGCGCTAACACTTTCTCCAGCGCTATGTGCCATTTTATTAGCAAATCAGCAGTTACCAGAGGATGAAACCTGGGTTTCGCGCTTTTTCCAAGGGCTGTACCGCCCCCTGCTGAGATTTTCCCTGCAATTCCCCAAAATTATCCTGGCGATCGCTGTTGCTGCATTTATCGCTTCACTGATTGTTCTGCCAAGTTTGGGGCGGGTCTTCTTGCCGGAGTTTCAGGAGCGATCGCTCGTTAACACTATCAATCTCTACCCAGGTGTTTCTCTAGAAATGACGAATCGAGCAGGGTTGGCAATGCAGGATGCCCTCAAGGATGATCCTCGGTTTGAATTGGTGCAGTTACGCTCCGGTCGAGCACCGGGAGATGCGGATGCAGGCAGTGTCACCTTAGGACACTTGGATGTTGAGCTGAGTGAGGCGGGGATAAAGGACAGAGAGGGGAGTATTGAGAAGCTGCGGGAAGAATTTGCTAAGTTGCCTGGAGTTGCGCCTAATATTGGCGGTTTTATTTCTCACCGGATGGATGAGGTGCTGTCGGGAGTCAGGAGTGCGATCGCTGTCAAAATCTTCGGTGCCGATCTCCCAGAATTACGCCGTCTCGGTGCTCAAGCCCGAGATGTCATCAGCAATATTCCCGGTGTTGTAGATCTGCAACTAGAACCCCAAGTGCCAATTAAACAGGTACAAATTCAGTTTGACCGCTCCGCCGCTGCCCGTTATGGTCTGACGGTTGGTCAACTCTCACAAATCGTCGAAACGGCATTGAATGGGCGAGTAGTATCTCAAGTGCTAGAACAACAACAGTTATTTGACTTGGTGGTGTGGTTACAGGAAGAAGCACGCAACAACCTTGACACTATCCGCAACTTGCTCGTTAATACCCCCACTGGTACCAAAATTCCCCTTGCTCAAGTCGCTCAAATCGACTATGGGACTGGTCCTAACACCATTAACCGCGAAAACGTTTCCCGCCTAATTGTCGTCTCTGCCAACGTTGCTGGTAGAGATTTGGGCAGCGTAGTTGAAGACATTCAAGCTCAAGTGCGCCAACAGCTGCAAGTACCTAACGGCTACTTTATTCAATACGGAGGTCAGTTTGAATCAGAACAACGAGCTACTCAAAACTTACTTGTATTTGGCACTCTGGCGCTGATTGTCATCGCTATCTTGATGTACTTCGCGGTCAAATCAATCTGGGCAACTGTGATGATTATGCTGAATTTGCCTTTGGCATTGACTGGGGGCATCTTTTCTGTTGCCGTTGGCGGTGGCATTCTTTCTGTTGCCTCAATGGTGGGATTTATCACCCTGTTTGGTGTTGCTACCCGCAACGGTCTGCTGCTAGTTGATAACTACAACAATAAGCTGGCAACTGGTATGCCCTTACAGAAAGTTTTGGTTGAGGGTTCGATGGAACGGCTAACAGCTATTTTGATGACGGCTTTGACATCGGCACTAGGAATGCTGCCACTGGCGATCGGGAGTGGGGCGGGTAAAGAAATTCTGCAACCGTTGGCGGTGGTGGTGCTAGGGGGATTATTTACGTCTACGGCTTTAACGTTGCTGGTGCTTCCGGCTTTGTATACACAGTTTGGGAAGCTTTTGGTGCCTAAGAGGAAGGCTTGGGTGTCTGATGTGGGAGTAGCAGAGGGGAAGATTTGA